The Oryza brachyantha chromosome 6, ObraRS2, whole genome shotgun sequence region TCCAACAGTTTAGCTCTAGCCCAGAGGAGAAGAATATGGTCGATAGCTTCAATTCCTCTTTGGCCTCCCTGATTACATCAGGTACATTTGCACTTGTTTTTGGTCTGTTTCTAGACTTGGATGGCTGGATTAGGTATTGTTGCCAGCAGAGAACTAGTTAATTTATCACAAGTTTGAGCTCATTCCACTTCTCATTTTGAAAACATTATCGTTTGTCAAAAACTGAATCTTTCAGTGATTAATTCGTTGTGTCAATCTGAATCTGAAACACTACATGTCTACATGTATCCTCTTGCTGCAGTGAACAAGAGTGATGTCGATTCATCCAAGTCAGCGTTTGTGTCGTCCGCCACAACGCTGGAGAAATGGATAACTTCAGCAGGGTTGAGTGGCCAGCTTAAAggattctgaatttctgatgccAATTGAAATGCCTGACAATTACATGACCAGGAAGAAGAATTTGAAGATATGGATTCGGCGGCTGTGTATCTTGTAAGAGTGTATATGTATGAAACTGAATCTTCAGTTCATGCAGAATATGAGAGAATAGCCATGGACCCATGGttctgttttttctctttccgtGGGAAGTAAAGCGTATCATTTCGTATATATATCATGAGATTATTTGCAACGCAGAAGAAAATCAAGCaaagtttatttgttttcatgtCTGTATAGCTTTTGCTTGGAGGCAATCGACACGTCCTTTTGGTGGTAATAGTTGATGTGTTAATATAAATAGACATGATTTTATTGgattagaaaatttaaatggtCTAGATTAGTTCTGGTAGAGAGCGTTGTAGCATATATGTCAATATATGCTGATTCTTGGAGTTTTAATCGAAGCAACCTAAGCTAgtaagggggtgattgttcggcatattgaggaaaaaaaccaaacaacaatttgcaaataaaaaataatttgtgaataaaatttttatatatgtgttcttagtgatctaaaaagcTAGCCTAAAAAATAGACTAGgatgaaaaaatcttaaaacctactctaaatttaagattaaaaattcaaaatttagtttataaccACGagcataaaataattagtgcTGCAATTTATgagttcataaaaatattatctccTACTGACAGTTAAAGTGGAGATATGCACACAAACTGAATTTAAGTTGTTTTTATTCTACGACATATAGAaaccatatttaaatttacatatttgtgaagaaatatatcacataataataataataataataataataatttattaattattattattattattaacaaTGATTTTGACGATGTAGTAGAGACGAGAGGACATCCGCTGCCGAGTACAAAATCCATTCCCAAAAGAGACACGATTAAATTGACGCAACATGCTTGTGTTCGGTTCAGTATCCGCTACTATCAGTGCCGTGACTGGCGTCCACTTCAAAGCTGATACTTTCCGGCGAGCTGCCGAGCAAGCACCGTGCCTCCTCGAGCTCGACGGCGTCCTGCGTCCATGGATGCTGGTGCAGACGCCGCATTCGGCCCAGCCTCTCGGCGACCTCCTTCATCGCCGgcctgtcgccgccgcacaTCTGCAGGCACTCCAGAGCCAGCTGCGTGATCTCCTCCAGCAATTCATCGCTCGCCTCGCCCTTCACCTTCTCGTCCACTATCTTGTCCACTCTTGTCTCCCTCATGGCAGCCAGGAACCTCGCCGACAAGCTCCGGCCCTCCTCCGGCCCGTCGAGGCAGAGGGGCTTCTCGCCGGTGAGGAGCTCAAGCAGCACGACGccgaagctgtacacgtcgCTCTTCTCCGTCAGCTGGCACGTCTGCATGTACTCCGGGTCGAGGTAGCCGCACGTCCCCTGCACCATGGTCACCATCTGGGCCTCGTCGGTGGGAGCCAGGATGGAGGCGCCGAAGTCGGACACCTTCGCCATGAAGCTCTCGTCGAGGAGGATGTTGGAGGACTTGACGTCGCCGTGGAggatcggcggcgacgcgaaCGAGTGTAAGTAGGCGAGTGACTCAGCAGACTCATGTGCAATCCGGAGACGAGTGGCgaaggagacggcggcggcggcggccggtccACCATGGATGAGCTGATACAAGGTGCCATTGGGGACGTACTCGTAGACGAGCATGGGGACGTCGACCTCGAGGCAGCAGCCGAGCAGCTTGACGATGTTCTTGTGGTTGATCTGGGAGAGGATCAGCATCTCCTTCCCGAACTCCTTCTTGTTCCTCTCGTCCATCAGCTTGCACCGCTTGATCGCGACCACGACGCCGCTGGCGACCGTGCCCTTGTACACGGTGCCGTGGCCACCGCGGCCGAGGACGTTGCTCTCGTCGAAACCGTTGCTGGCTTGCTCGAGCTGCTCCTCCGTGTAGATGGTGAAGGCGTTGCCCTGCCTCGAGCTCAGCTCCTCGTACAGCAGCAGGCCGCCGTGTTGCGCGAAGTACTTGCGCTTGACGTCCGCGAGCGCTCGTCGCTGCCGCACCAGGTATGTGCTCAAAATGCTCGTCACGACAATGGCGAGGCCACCGCCGACGCCTGTTTATTTACCACGTCACCCTTTAGCAATTCGAAAAACGTACGTGTGAAAATAAAAACCGAGGCCTACGTACGTACCGATAACTACGATCACCGAGAGTGGGAGAGAAGACTGTTTCTGGTCCGGCTCACAGATCAGTACTCCACTTTTGCTGCTATTGTGTTGTCCTTTCGGACACGAGCAATTGTATCCACCTGGAAAATTACTGCAAATCATCCCAGGTGGGCACACTTGGTTTCCAGGACGACATTCATCAAGATCTGCAAGCGAAGAGATTGGAGTTAAACTTGGGcaagaaaaaatagtatagGGATGTAAAGGTATATTACAAATCGGTGTGTGCCAGCTCTAATTAAAGTCCGTATATAATATTCTGCAAGTGTTTTACTACGCTCTATAGTACAACTAatcaatattatttatttttttaatacaatagaccaaatctatttatattactatatGATACATAAAATTAACGGTCAAGATTTTTCAACCGGCGTTATATAGGCAGTAGACTATGAGTAGAGAGGACAGTGATCAAGCTCAATATTTTTGAGTTCCTTTGAATCACaaccattttttctctttttacatgtttaatttattttaaatgagaTCATGCAAAAGTTGACCCCTTTAAATCGTTTGGAATAGAACAAACCAAAATGCTCTGGAAATTATTTGTGTTGACATGATTTTCGAGAGGAACGTGATCCTTTGCAGTAGCTCACACAGACATGTGGGCCACATGTGTTATTGAGCCCACATGTTAGTGGATAGTTCTGcataaacaataataatgCAGATGATCTTAATCCTTTTCTAGATTGTATTTctcttttataatattttcttgcaTCTCTTAATGGTAGGAGATCTATTGTACTAGCCATATTGTTAGGGAGAGccggagagagggggaagaaaCATGCGTTAGCATTTATAGTGCTGCACTTGATCCAACTGGAATAGAATGCTCTAGAGTACTGCACCAATAATATGCTATTGGACCAACATGTTACTAAGCATtgcaataaaaacatattatttggCCCATATGTAGTAAATAATACTGCACCAACAGTACTGTTGATGATTTGAACCCTAAGCAATCACCCCTGCCAGCTTGAGATAGATTGATTCATATTAACATAtgagttttactctcatccttcattttgtacctcgaggtaccggtacctcgcggtaccaaatcgtttctaatcGTTAGAtccaacagtgcacatcctatttagctagatccaatgataagaaacgatttggtaccttgagataccggtaccttgaggtacaaaagaaaggatAGGAGTAAAACTATTAACAGATGGATCGCCTCCAGGCTGCAACAATTCCAGCCTTCCTCTACCATCGCTAGAagtagagatggcaacggggacccgcgacccgagacccgatgggtatttactccattaggGTACGGGTATGGGTTAAATATATTACCCGTGGGTAAATAAACGGGTAAATACCTTCACCCGACGGGTACGTGGGTATGAGAACGTTCCTATGATAtccatacccgtttacccgtgggtaataaatacccggaAACCCAAATGAACATTCTGgcccatatatgaaattaggCTAGCCCAATATAAAACCCTAGGTATTTAAGCATCAacccatatatgaaattacgTGGATTTATATATTGTCTACTACTATTTAAGTACTACTTGATGGGATTTATGGTATTGTGTGACTGATGCAGATGCCTTGTCGTTGGCTGGTTGCTACAAttggatcaaaatattttatgttatttttattgtcatgtcaaatttgGCGGGTAAATGGGTGACCCGCGGGTGAGCCTTACCCAGGCGGGTACGGGTATGGAGAATTTTTTATACCCGTGACGGGTATGGGGATTTTGATGGGTCTAAATTTCAAtggtgggtatgggtatggagtaccaatacccgatgggtatttacctaTTGCCATCCCTAGCTAGAAGGCTGATTTGTTTGCTTGATCCAGGGAAAGAGTTAGGGAAGCCAACAGAGGAGACGGATACATGGGCCAAACGGATGCAGAGCCCATGCACAGCCCTTACACCAAGCTAGGGTGTAAGTGGGTCGGCCCGTAAACCTACTTTTAGGTTAATTAAGTGGGTAACCTAGTGAACAACCTGCTTAATTAGCCTATAAGCGGATTGACGGGTTGGTTTATATACACCCTTACACCAAGCCATGTACatgagtcgagcgagctacgTTGAGTCgacacttaaaaaaaagtccggGCCTAGGCCCCTCGTCTAACAgctcaa contains the following coding sequences:
- the LOC102709941 gene encoding putative wall-associated receptor kinase-like 16, whose protein sequence is MARFVGLAVVALQLATAAAPLPQPGCPRTCGGVAIEYPFGIGPNCSLSDGFNVECVDDTPRLRLGGGGEQEEVVKVLRIDLLRGKIRTTNTISWQCTEKGGATAGARLQNSSWTGLNATALPYRFSDEDNRFFTLGCNALVFLNGEASGIDDPILSGCISTCFGNASIRNGTCSGIGCCEMAIPRGLNSYSLEFTGPLVNSSSNNDWCIYAALMESAGFSFEVAYATTDMFYRKNNGTVPLLLNFVVGNETCKEAQASGGYACAGDHSVCVDAVDGPGYVCNCSQGYTGNPYLPDGCTGTTVGVGGGLAIVVTSILSTYLVRQRRALADVKRKYFAQHGGLLLYEELSSRQGNAFTIYTEEQLEQASNGFDESNVLGRGGHGTVYKGTVASGVVVAIKRCKLMDERNKKEFGKEMLILSQINHKNIVKLLGCCLEVDVPMLVYEYVPNGTLYQLIHGGPAAAAAVSFATRLRIAHESAESLAYLHSFASPPILHGDVKSSNILLDESFMAKVSDFGASILAPTDEAQMVTMVQGTCGYLDPEYMQTCQLTEKSDVYSFGVVLLELLTGEKPLCLDGPEEGRSLSARFLAAMRETRVDKIVDEKVKGEASDELLEEITQLALECLQMCGGDRPAMKEVAERLGRMRRLHQHPWTQDAVELEEARCLLGSSPESISFEVDASHGTDSSGY